The Anaerolineae bacterium genome contains the following window.
CTCCAGGGCGCGCTGGGAGGTCTGCCATCCTGAACTGACCGCCAACCCCAAGATCAGCGAACTGCTGGCTCTCTACCCCGGCGCCAGGCATGACATCCTGATCCTGAGCGACGCCGACATTCGCGTCGGACCGGATTACATCTCCCAGGTTGTCGCCCCCCTGCGCGATCCGCAGATCGGCGCGGTAACCTGCCTTTACACCACGCCGGAAGCCTCAACGCTGGCCGGGACGGTGGAAGCGCTGATCATCAATGTAGACTTCATCCCATCGGTGCTGGTGGCCCACCACCTGTTTGGTTCGCGATTCGCGCTCGGTGCGACCATCGCGCTCCGCCGCGCCACGCTGGAAGCCGTCGGCGGTCTGGAGGCGCTGGCGGACTACCTGGCCGACGATTACCAGCTTGGCCTGCGGGTATGCCGGGCCGGCTACCGGATCGCCATCTCTCGCCACATCGTGCAGAATCACCTGCCCCGGATGAGCCTGAGCGACCTGTATCGGCACCAGCTGCGCTGGGCACGGACGATCCGGGTGAACCAGCCGGTTGGCTGGCTATTCAGCTGCATCAGTTTCCTGACCGGCTGGGCGGCGCTCTGGCTGGCGACCAGCGATTTTTCGGCGGTTGGCTGGCGGCTGCTGGCCATGACGGTCGTCTTCCGTCTGCTGGAAGGGGCTTACCTCAACGACAACCTGAACGGGCTGCGGGGATACTGGCGGATAGCCTGGCTGATGCCAATCAAGGATGCCTTCTATATGCTGGTATGGTTCCTCAGCTTCACCGGCAACCGCGTTCATTGGGCCGGGCGGGAATACGTGGTCAGCCGCGACGGATACATGACCCGTGCAGGGGTATCCGAGAGCGAGGGGATGCTTCACCGATCGCCGTAGGTGGTGAGTACAATCCGCCGCTCCGCGATCACCTGCCGGACGCGCGTGCTGCATAGCGCGGCCAGTTCACGGCGACCCTGCATAGTATCCAGGCGCGGATGCAGGTAAAGCTCAAAGCAACCTTCCGGCAGGCGCTGCAACAACCGGATAAGGTAGGTCTCATCAATTGTCCCGGTGCGCAACAGGCCAAACACCCCGTCAACGCCGGGCGAGACAACCCGCCTGCGACGGCGGTAGGCCGCAGCCAGCAGGCCAAACACCAGCGCATAGCCGATCTGCTGCCGGGCATAGCGGCGATCCGCCGCCAGCGCCAGCCGCCATGACTCCGCCGGGAAGCGAATGTGCGGTCTGCCCAGTCGGTCGGCTGCCTCTACCAGCAGGTCAAACACCAGCGGATGGACATGAAAATGACGGTGGCTGTTCAGATGATCCGGCGGTAGCCCTGTCTCCTGAAAGCGTGTCACCTGCGCCTCGACCTCCCGCCGCAGTTCGCGCCGCGCCGCCGCGCTGAACATCCAGCGCACCCCCGCCGCCAGCGGATTCTCCGGGAAGCACCCCTGCGTATCCACCAGATGCGGCACCTCCTCCGGCGGCAGGCATGACCGCCCGCTGAGCAGCACCAAGTGCAGCCCAACCCGCAGGCCGGGCAATTCCCGCGCCAGGGCGACCGCTTCATCAACCGCTTCGCCGGTGACCATCAGGCTGGCGCTGGTCAGGATGCCCGTCCGAAATGCCTCAGCAATGGCAGCGTTGACGGCTGGCGCAGCGCCAAAATCGTCCCCGTTGACAATCAAACGCGGCATGATTCCTTCTCTTTATGACCAGCGCCAGGAAGCGCCCCCCGATCCCGCTACTACGCTGAGCAGGCGTGGTCAGCGCTGCTAACCTAACTGTACCACGCCGTACACCACTTCCTCCAGCGGCGCAAAGCATGCTATCCTTGACGCGATCCCTGCGCCACCAGTCACCGGAAAGAAGTGCCATGACCCGACCGCGTGTCTTCATCACCCGTGTCATCCCTGAGGAAGGGCTGGCCCTGCTGCGCGACGCCTGCATGATCGATCTGTGGGAGGACGAACTGCCGCCGCCCTATGACATCCTCCAGCGCCGGACGGCTGAGGCTGACGGTCTGCTCTGCCTGCTCTCCGACCGGATCGACGCTGCCCTGCTGGAGGCCGCCCCGCGCCTGCGCGTGATCAGCCAGATGGCCGTCGGCTACGACAATATTGACATCGCCGCCTGCACCGCCCACGGCCTGCCGGTCGGCCATACGCCCGGCGTCCTGACGGAAACCACCGCCGACTTCGCTTTTGCCCTGCTCATGGCTGCGGCGCGGCGCATCCCGGAAGCGGAGCGCTATGCCCGCGCCGGGCGCTGGAAAACCTGGGGGCCGACCCTGCTGCTGGGCCGCGACATCCATGGGGCGACGCTGGGCATCATCGGCATGGGGCGGATCGGCCAGGCCGTTGCCCGTCGGGCGCGCGGCTTCGCGATGCGCCTCCTCTACACCGACCGGGCCGAAGTTCCAGAAGCCGCCGCCCTGGGCGCAGAATACCGCCCGCTGGACGCCCTGCTGGCCGAAAGCGACTTCGTCAGTCTGCACGTCCCGCTCACGCCGGAGACGTTCCACCTGATCGACGCACGGGCGCTGAGCCTGATGCAGCCAACCGCCATCCTGATCAACACCGCCCGCGGGCCGGTTGTCGACCACATGGCGCTCTATCATGCGCTGACCGGCGGCCAGATCGCCGCTGCCGCTCTGGACGTGACCGATCCAGAGCCGCTGCCGCCCGATTCTCCACTGCTGAGGCTGGATAACTGCCTGGTCGTACCGCACATCGCCAGCGCCAGTGTGGCTACGCGGGGGCGAATGGCGGTCATGGCCGCCGAAAATCTGCTGGCCGGACTGCGCGGGGAACGCCTGCCCCACCCCGTCAACCCGGAAGTCTTCGACCGGCGGGGCTGATCCAGCGCTACGGTTATTCAGGAGGAGAAGCCAAAATGAGCAAGCTGGCCCTACTGGGAGGAACTCCCGTCCGCGCCACGCCGTTCACCGTCTGGCCGCAATACGACGAGCGCGAGCGCCAGGCCCTGCTGGAAGTGCTGGAGAGCCGCGTGTGGTGGCGCACGCCCGGCACACACGCCCTGCGCTTTGAGCAGGAATTCGCCGCCTATCACCAGGCCCGGCACGGTATCGCCGTCACCAACGGCACCGCCGCGCTGGAAGTCGCTATGGCCGCCCTGGGGATCGGCCCCGGCGACGAGGTTATCGTCCCAGACTATACGTTTGTGGCCACTGCCAGCGCTGTGCTGTTCGCCGGGGCGCGCCCGGTCTTTGTGGATGTCGACCCGCGCACCTACTGCCTTGACCCCGGCCTGGCAGAAGCAGCCATCACCGAACGCACCAGAGCGATCATCGCCGTGCACCTGGGCGGGCATCCCGCCGACCTGGATCGTCTGACCGCCCTCGCCCGCCGCCACAACCTGCACCTGGTTGAGGATAGCTCCCATGCCCACGGCTCCGAGTGGCGCGGGCGCAAGATCGGGGCGATCGGCGACATCGGGACGTTCAGCTTCCAGCAGAGCAAACTGATGACCGCCGGCGAAGGCGGGATCGTTATCACCAACGACGACGCCATCGAGCGCCAGGCCCGCGCTGCCCACGACTGCGGGCGGATGCCCGGCGAGTGGTTCTACGCGCACTTCGTCTACGGCTCCAATTACCGCCTGAGCGAGTGGCAGGCGGCGATCCTCAGCCAGCAACTGGCTCGCCTGGATGAACAGGCCGCTGTACGGTCGCGGGCCGCCGCTTACCTGAACGAGCACCTGGCCCGGATCGAAGGGATCACCCCCCAGGCGCTTGACCCGCGCTGCACCCGCAACGGGCACTATGCCTACATCTTCCACTACGATCGCGCCGCCTTCGCCAACGCGCCAACGGAACGGTTCATCCAGGCCCTCAACGCGGAAGGCATCCCGACCCAGGCCAGCTACCCGCCCCTGCATCAACTGGCTCTTTTCCAGAGCGGTGAGTACCTCAAGCGTCTGCCGCCCGATCAGCGGGACGTTGAGCCGCCCTTCCTGCACCAGAGCTTCCCCAACACGGCCCGCGCCGCCTGGGAAACGGTCTGGCTGCCCCATTACACCCTGCTGGGCGGCGAGGAAGACGCGGCCAGCATCGTGGAGGCCGTGCGCAAAATTCAGCACCTGGCCCGCGATCTGCTGTAGGGTACCGGGCACGGGAATCAAAGAGGCCGGGGCGATCCCGGCCTCTTTTCGTGCGCGTGAATGGCTTGTCCTACCCCCGCGCCTTGCGCACGCGCGGATCGGCCAGGTCGCGCAGGCCATCCCCCACGAAGTTGAAAGCCATCACCACGGTGAAGATCGCCAGGCCGGGGAACGTGCTCAGCCACCACTGGTCGAAGTTGCTGACGCCGTCGGCCACCATGCGCCCCCACTCCGGCGTGGAAGGGTCCGCACCCAGGCCCAGAAAGCTCAGCCCGGCGAAGAGCAGGATGGCGTTGCCGATGTCCAGCGTGGCCATGACGATGGCCGGGGCCAGGCAGTTCGGCAGGATCGTCCGGAAGAGGATGTGACGGTCGGAGGCTCCCAGGGCGCGGGCCGCCTCCACATAGTCGTTGGATTTGACACTGACCACCAGACTGCGCACGATACGGGCGTAGTTGGGCCACCAGACCAGCACCATGGCGATCACGGCGTTGATCACGCTCGGCCCCAACGCGGCGGCGATGGCCATGGCCAGGATGATCGTCGGGAAGGCCATGAAGATCTCTGTCCCGCGCATCAGCAACTCATCCCACATGCCCCCCGCATACCCGGCCACCGCGCCGACCAACGTCCCGATCACCGTCGAGATGATGATGACCAGCAGCCCCGCCGGCAGGGAAATCCGCCCGCCATACAGCACGCGGGTCAACACATCGCGGCCCAGCTGGTCGGTGCCCATCAGGTTCTCCTGGCTGGGGGGGTGCAGGCGGTTGACCATGTTCTGCTCCAGCGGCCCGTAAGGAGCAATCAGGTGCGCCACCAGTGAGATCGTGAACCAGATCAGACAGATCACCACCCCCACTGCCATCAATGGGTTGCGGGCGATCTGAATGCGCAGCGTACGCATCATGCCAGGCCGCTCCTATAAGCGAATCCGGGGATCGAGGATGTAATAAAGCATGTCCACAATCAGGTTGGTGAGCACAAAGACCAGCGCGATCAGCATACTCACCCCCATGATCGAGGGGAAGTCCAGGCTGCGGGCCGAATCATAGGCGAAGCGCCCGATGCCGCCCCAGGAGAAGATCGTCTCCGTCAGCACCGCGCCGGTCAACAGGTTGCCATACGATAGCCCGATCACAGTCACCACAGGCAGCAGGGCGTTGCGCAGGCCATGCCGCAGGATCACCGTCCGCTCCCGCAGACCCTTGCTGCGTGCCGTTGTAATGTAATCCATTGACAGTACATCCAGCATGGCCGAGCGGGTGATGCGCGTGATCAACCCGGCGGAATAGGCCCCCAGCACTACCGCCGGCAGGATCAGGTGCGCCAGGGCGTTACCCAGTGTGCGCCACTGCCCGGCCACCAGCGCGTCGATCGTATACAGGCCGGTCACTGCTGGCGGCGGCGGGATCACGGCGTCCAGCCGCCCTGGCCCCGGCAGAATACGCAACCGCAGGTAGAGCAGCAACAGCGCCACCAACGCCAGCCAGAACACCGGCGCACTGACCCCGATCAGGGAGATGATCCGGGCGATAAAGTCGATCGGGCGGTTGCGCCACACCGCCGAGATCACGCCCAGCGGGACGCCAACCAGCAGGGCCACGATAATCCCCGCCGTCGCCAGTTCCACCGTCGCGGGCATGTAGCGCAACAGTTCGTCGGCCACCGGCCGCCGCGTACGGATGGATGTCCCCATATCACCACTGAGCAGGTTGCGCAGGTACGTGAAGTACTGGACAAAAAACGGCTCGTCCAGCCCCCACTTGGCCCGGAAGGCGGCCACGATCTCCGGGTCAGCGGCAGCGCGCTCGCCCAGGTTGGCGGCCATCGGATCGCTGGGAACCAGATTGGCGATGATGAAGGAAACCAGCGAGATGCCGATCACCAGCGGCACGGCCAGCAGCAAACGTCGCAGAAAATAGGCGGATAACGACATAGGCGTTCTACCAATGTGAGCAGGCAGCCAGGAGCCAGAGCAAACAAAGCACGAGGAAGAAGGCCAGCCCCTGACCAACTCAGGTGTACACAGCGCCAGGGCGCTATATAAAGACGGGGGAGCCGCGCCGGGGCACGGCCCCCACCGTCTTACATCTGCCAACGCAGCAGGGCTAAAAGCTCAGCAGAGACAGGTCCACGCGCCACTGACCGTTATAATTGAAGCCCTTGAGCGTAGCATTATAGGCAAAGTGCACGCCCGGCTGGAACAGCGGCGCGAACGGCCCGGACTGCTGTTCGTAGAGCTGGATTTCCCGGAACAGCTGGTTGCGGACTTCCGGGTCAGTCTCCACCTTAACCTTGTCGCGCAGTTCCAGGATGGTCGCGTCGGCGTTCTCGTCCGTCCAGTTGGCGCGCTTGCCCACCACACCGCCCGGCAGGAACTCCACATAGTCCAGCGTGTCGTAGTAGTCCGGGTTCCACAGCCACAGGCCAAAACCGTGCCGTCCACCGCGGTAGGCCTCCAGCGAGACCTGCAGCTCTTCCGGCACCAGGTTCACCGTGATGCCCACCTCGGCCAGGTCCGCCTGGACCTTCTGGGCGACCAGGGAGAACTGGGTGCCGATGTAGGTGAAGTCCGGGTAGCGCAGGTCAACCGTGAAGCCATCGGGGTAACCGGCCTCGGTCAGCAGGCTGCGGGCCATCTCCAGATCGCGTGGCAGCGCCTCCGAAGCGTCCAGCGCCCCGGCGAAGCCCAACGGGACCATCGCCGCCGGCGTGTTGGTACCCGCACCGCCCAGCAGCTTCAGGCCTTCGTAATCCAGGGCATAGCGCACAGCAAGCTGTACCTTCGGATCGCTCATCGGGCCGCCGATCTCTGGATCCTGGTTCATCAGCAGGAAGATCAGCGTGTCGCTCTGGGTGGAATACACGGAGATGTTGGGGTTGCCCTCCAGCGAGGGGAGCTGGTCAGCGGTGATGTCCATGGCAATGTGGATGTCGCCAGCTTCCAGGGCCAGCTTCTGGGTAGCAGCCTCCGGCATGTTGCGGATGATGATCCGGTCAAAGTATGGTGCCTCGCCCCAGTAATTGGGATTGCGAACCAGCACGGTTTGCACGGTCGGCTCGTAGAAGTCGACCATGTACGGGCCGGTCCCGGCGGAGTTATCGTTGAACCACAGTTCGGCGGTATCAGCCTCAGAGGCGTTCTCAGCGTCCGTCCCACCCTGAGCGCGAACCACGTCGGCATTGACCACCGAGAAGGCGTCAAAAACCAGCTTGGCCAGGATGGCGGGGTCCGGCGCAGCAAGGGTCAGGACGACCGTGCGCTCATCCGGAGCTTCGACGCTGACAATGCCGTCCGCCAGGAAGGCCGGGTTATCCTTGAGGTTCTTCATGCGGTTGAAGCTGAAGACCACATCCTCGGCAGTCAGCGGGTCGCCATTGGAGAAGACCACGTCACCCCGCAGGGTGAAAGTATAAACCAGACCATCGTCGCTGATCGTCCAGCTTTCGGCCAGGTTGGGCAGGATTTCGCTCACCGAATCAGTCGGGAATGTAACCAGCGTGTCGTAGACAATCTTGTGGATCAGGGAGCCGCCCGGCTCGTAGGCGCGGTGCACGTCCAGGCCGTTGTAGTCCTCAGAGAGGCCAACGACCAGTACCTTTTCCTCCTGGGCTGCTGCGCCGCCAAAGGCCAGCAGGCTCAGGAGCGACACCACTACAAGAAGTCCATAAAGGCGTCGCATGGGTCACTACTCCTTACTTTGTGGGTGCATGAACAACTATTGAGTGGCACTACTGGCAGAATTATACTGCGAATCGCAATTCTGCCAGCACGTTTCTCCCGGTCAAAAACCACAGAAATGCTGGGGCATTCTGGCTAATCCCGCCCCCGCTTTATGCTACTTCCCCTTGAGCGCCGGGATGACTCGCTCCCCCAGCAGGTGGATGCCAGTCGTCGGGTCGAGTCCATGCGGTGTGCCGAACTCGATCCGGCTCGCCCCGGCGTCAAAGAGCGCCTCGGCCTGGCGGATCAGGTCGGCGGGCGCCCCGGCGAAAGCGAAGCGATCCAGGAGATCGTCGGAGATCAGCGCGGCGGCAGCATCAGACTCCCCGGCGTTGACCAGCGCCTGCAGCCGCCCGATCAATTCCGGGTCAGCCGGAATCGTGGGGTCCAGCGGCAGCACCACCGGCAGGTACAGCGCCGCCGCCCGGCGCGCCGCCTGCCGCGCCCGCCCCCGATCCTCGTCGACCACCGTCACCGCCCCCATCACCACGCCGACTGATCCTTCCGGACGCCCGGCCTGCCGCTCGCCAGCAGCGATCCAGCCGTGCATGACCGGCACCATCGCCGGGTTGGCGGAGCCGCCTACCTTGACCTCATCGGCGATCTCTCCGGCCAGGGCCGCCAGGCGGCGGCCCCATGTCCCGATCAGGATCGGGATCGGCCCCTGCGGCAGCGGGTACGGCGCGCGTACGTGCGCCGCCAGCGGGAAGATGGCGCCGTCAAGCCCGCCCTCCGCCCCGGCGAGCAAGTAGCGTACCACCGCCACCGCCTCGCGGATGGCCGTGAGCGGCGGTTCTAGCTCGCGGATGCCATGCTCGGCCAGCCAGGCCCCGCGGGCGATACCCACATAGACTCCGCCCCGCGCCAGCCCGGCCAGCAGGGCCGTCTCCGCCGCAATGTCGATCGGGTGGATGCGCGAAGGCGAGACTGCCGCCGGTCCCAACCGCGCCCGCCGCAGGTGAGGAGCCATCAGTAGCAGCGGGCCGTAGCTCGGCTGAAATGGCGCATCGCAGTACACACTGACCGCGTCAAAGGCGTAACGGTCGACCAGCCGGGCCAGGGCGATGTACTGCGCCGGGGATTTATCCGTCTGAAAGGCAATACTGATCTCGCGGGCCATCAGGTCAACTCGTCACTGTCCAGTGTCCGGCGAGCAATGCGCTCAATGCGCATGATCAGGCGCTCTTCCGGGTCGGGGCAGGCCACCAGTGTATCGCGCTCCAGCCAGTCATCAGCCTCAAGCTGGCGCTGCTTGGCCGCCAGCAGGGGCAAGACCGCGCCCAGCGCATAAATGCAAAAGTGCTTGCCCGGCGGCAGGCGAAGCTTGCTGCTCTCGGTCAACTCGAAGTAGTCGCCAACCTGCATCCCGCATACCGAACGCCCCTCGATGGCGACCACCGTCACCCGCAGATCGTACAGACCGAAGAGTCTGCTCATGGAGCAATCCTCCGCAGATAGGGCAGCACTTCCCGCCCAATGACCTCGATCGCCGCCAGCGGATCAGGCCCCAGCGGCGGCCCGAAGCTGATGTGCCGTGCGCCCAGTGCGATCAACCCTTCCAGGCGGGGGATCAGCGCGGCAGCCGTGCCCGCTACGCCGATGCGCAACATGGCCGGCGTGACCAGCGCCTTACCCCGCGCCAGGTCGCGCTCCGCCATGACCGCCTGGGCGATGGGCGCAAAGTCGTCCCGCGTGAGCCCCAGCCGCTCCCAGATCAGCGGGCTGAGCGACTGACCATAGTAGGCGATCTTCTCCCGCAGGGCGTCTTCCGCCGCCGCCCGGTCATCGGCGACCGAGCACCAGATGCAGGCCGCTACATCCAGCGCGGCCAGATCGCGCCCGGCCCGCACTGCGCCCTCCTGAATATAGGGCAGCACCGTCGCGTAGTGCTCCGGCGGGAAGAGCAACGGCAACCCGCCATCGGCCACTTCCCCGATGGCCCGCAGCATATTGGGGCTGAGCGCGCCGAGATAGATCGGGACACGCCGCCGGGGGGTAAAGCGCAGATACGCCTCCTCCGTCCAGCGCAGGAACTGCCCTTCCAGGGGGACGCGCTCGCCAGAAAGCAGGCGGTTGATTGCGTTGACCGTCTCCACAACAGCCGTGCGCGGCTTTTCCGGCACGATCCCGATCCAGGCCAGGAAGTCCGCCGCCCCGGCGGAAAGGCCCAGGTTGAAGCGCCCGCCGGATAGCTCGTCCAGCGTCGCCGCGATCATGGCGATCTCCGCGGGATGGATCGTGTACGGATTGAGGATGCACGTCCCGATTTCGATCCGCTCCGTCGCCGCCGCAACAGCCGCCAGAATCACCACCCCACTGCGCAGGAACAGATCATCGCTAACCCAGAACTGGTCAAAGCCAGCAGCCTCCGCTGCCCGCGCCAGCCGGACATACGCCGTAACCGGCAAATCATTGTTGAAGCGCAGGCTGAACTTCATGCGTCGGCTCCCTGCCCGCTGGCCCCGATCACCGCGTCAGCTTCGACTTCCACCAGGTAGCCGTCGCCGACCAGCCGGCTGACCTCGATCAGCGTGTTGGCCGGGCGGATGGCGCCAAAGACTTCGGCATGG
Protein-coding sequences here:
- a CDS encoding D-glycerate dehydrogenase codes for the protein MTRPRVFITRVIPEEGLALLRDACMIDLWEDELPPPYDILQRRTAEADGLLCLLSDRIDAALLEAAPRLRVISQMAVGYDNIDIAACTAHGLPVGHTPGVLTETTADFAFALLMAAARRIPEAERYARAGRWKTWGPTLLLGRDIHGATLGIIGMGRIGQAVARRARGFAMRLLYTDRAEVPEAAALGAEYRPLDALLAESDFVSLHVPLTPETFHLIDARALSLMQPTAILINTARGPVVDHMALYHALTGGQIAAAALDVTDPEPLPPDSPLLRLDNCLVVPHIASASVATRGRMAVMAAENLLAGLRGERLPHPVNPEVFDRRG
- a CDS encoding glycosyltransferase translates to MIDLTATSVLDLLSLIIVISFTYHLVLLYEVAVFTRQEDDPATPYEPPVTLLKPLTEWTEQVRLNLLSFCQQHYPDYEMIIGLPHRETLDTAQAALAAGPCNSRARWEVCHPELTANPKISELLALYPGARHDILILSDADIRVGPDYISQVVAPLRDPQIGAVTCLYTTPEASTLAGTVEALIINVDFIPSVLVAHHLFGSRFALGATIALRRATLEAVGGLEALADYLADDYQLGLRVCRAGYRIAISRHIVQNHLPRMSLSDLYRHQLRWARTIRVNQPVGWLFSCISFLTGWAALWLATSDFSAVGWRLLAMTVVFRLLEGAYLNDNLNGLRGYWRIAWLMPIKDAFYMLVWFLSFTGNRVHWAGREYVVSRDGYMTRAGVSESEGMLHRSP
- a CDS encoding LLM class flavin-dependent oxidoreductase, with amino-acid sequence MAREISIAFQTDKSPAQYIALARLVDRYAFDAVSVYCDAPFQPSYGPLLLMAPHLRRARLGPAAVSPSRIHPIDIAAETALLAGLARGGVYVGIARGAWLAEHGIRELEPPLTAIREAVAVVRYLLAGAEGGLDGAIFPLAAHVRAPYPLPQGPIPILIGTWGRRLAALAGEIADEVKVGGSANPAMVPVMHGWIAAGERQAGRPEGSVGVVMGAVTVVDEDRGRARQAARRAAALYLPVVLPLDPTIPADPELIGRLQALVNAGESDAAAALISDDLLDRFAFAGAPADLIRQAEALFDAGASRIEFGTPHGLDPTTGIHLLGERVIPALKGK
- a CDS encoding ABC transporter permease: MMRTLRIQIARNPLMAVGVVICLIWFTISLVAHLIAPYGPLEQNMVNRLHPPSQENLMGTDQLGRDVLTRVLYGGRISLPAGLLVIIISTVIGTLVGAVAGYAGGMWDELLMRGTEIFMAFPTIILAMAIAAALGPSVINAVIAMVLVWWPNYARIVRSLVVSVKSNDYVEAARALGASDRHILFRTILPNCLAPAIVMATLDIGNAILLFAGLSFLGLGADPSTPEWGRMVADGVSNFDQWWLSTFPGLAIFTVVMAFNFVGDGLRDLADPRVRKARG
- a CDS encoding DegT/DnrJ/EryC1/StrS family aminotransferase; translation: MSKLALLGGTPVRATPFTVWPQYDERERQALLEVLESRVWWRTPGTHALRFEQEFAAYHQARHGIAVTNGTAALEVAMAALGIGPGDEVIVPDYTFVATASAVLFAGARPVFVDVDPRTYCLDPGLAEAAITERTRAIIAVHLGGHPADLDRLTALARRHNLHLVEDSSHAHGSEWRGRKIGAIGDIGTFSFQQSKLMTAGEGGIVITNDDAIERQARAAHDCGRMPGEWFYAHFVYGSNYRLSEWQAAILSQQLARLDEQAAVRSRAAAYLNEHLARIEGITPQALDPRCTRNGHYAYIFHYDRAAFANAPTERFIQALNAEGIPTQASYPPLHQLALFQSGEYLKRLPPDQRDVEPPFLHQSFPNTARAAWETVWLPHYTLLGGEEDAASIVEAVRKIQHLARDLL
- the hpnK gene encoding hopanoid biosynthesis-associated protein HpnK, with translation MPRLIVNGDDFGAAPAVNAAIAEAFRTGILTSASLMVTGEAVDEAVALARELPGLRVGLHLVLLSGRSCLPPEEVPHLVDTQGCFPENPLAAGVRWMFSAAARRELRREVEAQVTRFQETGLPPDHLNSHRHFHVHPLVFDLLVEAADRLGRPHIRFPAESWRLALAADRRYARQQIGYALVFGLLAAAYRRRRRVVSPGVDGVFGLLRTGTIDETYLIRLLQRLPEGCFELYLHPRLDTMQGRRELAALCSTRVRQVIAERRIVLTTYGDR
- a CDS encoding ABC transporter substrate-binding protein, which encodes MRRLYGLLVVVSLLSLLAFGGAAAQEEKVLVVGLSEDYNGLDVHRAYEPGGSLIHKIVYDTLVTFPTDSVSEILPNLAESWTISDDGLVYTFTLRGDVVFSNGDPLTAEDVVFSFNRMKNLKDNPAFLADGIVSVEAPDERTVVLTLAAPDPAILAKLVFDAFSVVNADVVRAQGGTDAENASEADTAELWFNDNSAGTGPYMVDFYEPTVQTVLVRNPNYWGEAPYFDRIIIRNMPEAATQKLALEAGDIHIAMDITADQLPSLEGNPNISVYSTQSDTLIFLLMNQDPEIGGPMSDPKVQLAVRYALDYEGLKLLGGAGTNTPAAMVPLGFAGALDASEALPRDLEMARSLLTEAGYPDGFTVDLRYPDFTYIGTQFSLVAQKVQADLAEVGITVNLVPEELQVSLEAYRGGRHGFGLWLWNPDYYDTLDYVEFLPGGVVGKRANWTDENADATILELRDKVKVETDPEVRNQLFREIQLYEQQSGPFAPLFQPGVHFAYNATLKGFNYNGQWRVDLSLLSF
- a CDS encoding ABC transporter permease; this encodes MSLSAYFLRRLLLAVPLVIGISLVSFIIANLVPSDPMAANLGERAAADPEIVAAFRAKWGLDEPFFVQYFTYLRNLLSGDMGTSIRTRRPVADELLRYMPATVELATAGIIVALLVGVPLGVISAVWRNRPIDFIARIISLIGVSAPVFWLALVALLLLYLRLRILPGPGRLDAVIPPPPAVTGLYTIDALVAGQWRTLGNALAHLILPAVVLGAYSAGLITRITRSAMLDVLSMDYITTARSKGLRERTVILRHGLRNALLPVVTVIGLSYGNLLTGAVLTETIFSWGGIGRFAYDSARSLDFPSIMGVSMLIALVFVLTNLIVDMLYYILDPRIRL
- a CDS encoding LLM class flavin-dependent oxidoreductase; the encoded protein is MKFSLRFNNDLPVTAYVRLARAAEAAGFDQFWVSDDLFLRSGVVILAAVAAATERIEIGTCILNPYTIHPAEIAMIAATLDELSGGRFNLGLSAGAADFLAWIGIVPEKPRTAVVETVNAINRLLSGERVPLEGQFLRWTEEAYLRFTPRRRVPIYLGALSPNMLRAIGEVADGGLPLLFPPEHYATVLPYIQEGAVRAGRDLAALDVAACIWCSVADDRAAAEDALREKIAYYGQSLSPLIWERLGLTRDDFAPIAQAVMAERDLARGKALVTPAMLRIGVAGTAAALIPRLEGLIALGARHISFGPPLGPDPLAAIEVIGREVLPYLRRIAP
- a CDS encoding TIGR04076 family protein — encoded protein: MSRLFGLYDLRVTVVAIEGRSVCGMQVGDYFELTESSKLRLPPGKHFCIYALGAVLPLLAAKQRQLEADDWLERDTLVACPDPEERLIMRIERIARRTLDSDELT